The genome window GCCTGCAAAGAGCCAAGGCGATCTGTGTCGGGGCCAGGGGGCTGTTCCGCGGGAATTCCGCCGCCTGCTCGCCCGGATCTACGGGGACGGGACCGGCCAGGACGACGGCGCGCAGGTTCTCTCCACCCGCTTCGGCGGCGATGGCGGGAGCCTCAACGCGCCCTGCTGGCCGGAGCTCGACATCGAGACGCTCGAGACCGCCTGCATCCGCGCGATCATGGCGCGGGAGGTCCAGGCCACGCACACGCCTCCGCACGCACGCGCCTGCCACGGCGGGGCGCGTGACAGGCGCGGCGGGGCCGTCTCAGTCCGCGTTGCGATGGACCATGTCCATCAGGCGGGAGAGCACGTCGGGGTTGCGGCGCAGGCCGTCGTGTTCATGCGCGCTGGTCACCCAGGGGCGCAGGTTGCCCACCCGCGCGGCCGTATCCAGCGAGAGGCGGGTGTCGACGTACATGTCGGAGAAATACACCGCCGCGGCCACGGGCACCTCGTTGGCGGCAAGGCGCGCGGGGTCGTAGAGCGGCGCCTCGAAGGGCCGCGCGTGCAGCGCCTCGGCGGCGGCGCGGAACGGGCGGAGGCTGGCGATTTCCTCGAACATCCACGGATACATCATCTCGCCGGTGAGCATCAGCGGCCGGGCGCCGGGGGCGAAGGCGGGAAGCTCCGCGCGCACCCGCTCCGCCGCCCAGCCGGTGACCGCGCCGTTCTGGGCGTAGATGCACTCCTGCAGCACGGCATAGAGCGGGTTGGCGTGGTAGCTGGTGCGCTGCATCACCTCGGCGAGGAAGACCGGCGTGAGGCCGTGCGGCCCCTGCGCCTCGTCCAGCAGCCAATGCAGCGCCTCGAACCCGGGCTGCCGGCCAAGCTCCATCCCCAGCGTCTGGAACCGGCGCACGGTGAGCCGGTCGCCATCCGGCAGGCGCTGGTCCTCGGCCTCCAGCATGTCGGCGATCGCGTCCAGCCGCGCGGCGTCCCCGGGATAGCGGGCGAGGAACCCGGCCTGGCGCGCGGCCACGCGGGGGTAGGTGTGGCGGTAGACATCCTCCGCCGTCGCCTCCAGCCCGGAGAGGCCGCCGGTCACGTAGCAGGCGGCGAGGCCCTCCGGCGCCGTGGACAGGTAGGTGAGGGTGAGGAAGCCGCCGTAGCTCTGGCCCAGCGTCTCCCACCTGCGGCCGCCGTACACGCCTTTGCGCAGCGCCTCGCAGTCGCGCACGATGCTGTCGGCGCGGAACAGGGCGAGGTGGTCGGCCGCCGCGCGCCCGTCGGCGAAGCGGTCCATGTCGCGCCCCTCCAGAGGGGAGGAGCGCCCGGTGCCGCGCTGATCGATCAGCACCACCCGGCGGCTCTGCAAGGCGCGGCCGAGCCAGGCGGGCCCGCCGCCCTCCGGGCGCGGCGCCTTGCCGCCGGGCCCGCCCTGCAGGTAGGCGAGCAGCGGCAGCTCCTCGTGCCGGCGGGCGGGGTCCACGCACTCGCGCGCGAAGAGGGTGATGGTCTCGCCCTCGGGTTTCGACCAGTCGAGCGGCACCGCGATCTCGTGTTCGCGCACATGGATGTCGGGGATGGTGTAGTCGCGCATGGGGTCTCCGCAGGGCTGGTCAGGGGGGGGGCGCGCGGACCATGCGCCGCCGGCCGGTCGGGTTCAACCCCCGGGTGCTGCCCTGCGGCACCGCCCCCGGGGCCCGGGGGCGCTGGGCCGAGCGTCCCCCCGCGCCCCTCCACCTCAGGCGCGCAGGGCGAAGCCGGCGGAGGCATAGGCCTCGCAGCGACCCGGCGCGGGCACCCCGTGCGGGGCCTGTCCGCCGGTCAGCACGGCCGAGATCGCGACCACGGCCAGCGCGGCGGCAAGGGATGAGGGCAAGCGGTCCATGCGGCAGGGTCCTTCTGTTCAGCGCGTTGGCGGTGGGAGCGACGCGGCCGCGCGTCGGCCCCCGGGCCGGTCGGCCGCTCCGCGCGGCCGCCCGGCTCTCCGACTCCTTCCGATATCCGGGCCCCGGCGCCTGTCCTCGCGGAGGCTGGGGAGCGCGGCGGGGCGGAGGCGTCAGGGCGCCGGGCGGCCGGGACCAGACAGGTAGCCGATCGGCGCGGCGCGGTCTGTGATCTGCGTCATGCAGGCGCGCGGTCAGAAGCGCCGGGTGGCGACGAGGCAGCCCAGCCCCGCCAGCAGCACCAGCATCGAGACGATCAGCGCCGGGGCGTAGCTTCCCGCGGCCTCGGTGAGCACGCCGGTCACCGCCGGGCCCAGCACCTGCCCCACGCCGTAGCACAGGGTGAGCCGGGCCATCACCCGGCCGGCATTGTCCGGCACCCGCAGCCCCACGAGGGTGAGCGAGATGCTCACGATGGCGATGAAGGTGGCGCCGAACAGCGCCGCGGCGGGCAGCGAGGCGCCGCTCTGCGCCGGCAGCAGCAACAGCCCCACGGCGAGGATCTGGGCCACGAAGGCACCCGCCAGCGTGGCGAAGGCCCCTACCCGCTGCGCCACCCAGGAGCCCAGCACCGCGCCCGCGCTGGCCGCGATGCCGATCATGATCCAGGCCGTCGCGCCCTGCCCCAGCCCGCCGCCCGAGCCTGCGACGATCGCCACCGCGAAGGTGGCGCAGACCGCGTAGCCCCAGGCCGCGGCGAGATAGCTCAGCCCGAAGGCCACGAACCAGGCCCGGCCCGGCGGCGGCGGCTCCTCGCCGCGGGAGGGCCGGGCGACGGCCGGGCCGCCGCGCGCCGGCCCTTCGGGCCGCGGCACCAGCACCCAGGCCGGCGGCAGCAACAGAAGGCCGATGCCCGCGAGCACCAGCCACTGCGAGTCCCAGTCCAGCCGCCCGGCCATGGCGAGCGCCGCGCTGCCGCTGAGCACCACGCCCAGCCCCAGCCCGGCGAAATGCCAGCCCAGGTCCGGCCGGCGGCCATTGCGCAGCAGCCAGCCGAGCAGGAATTCCGAGGCCAGCAGCATCGCCGCCGCCCCGCAGGCCCCGCCCAGGAAGCGCAGCACACCCCAGAGCAGCACGTCGGTGGTGAGCGCCATCGCCGCGGTGGAGAGCACCGCGATCACCAGCCCCGCGCGGTACATCGCGTAGCGCAGCCGCGGCCCGCGCAGCAGCGCCAGCGAGAGAACCCCGGTCATGTACCCGGCATAGATCATCGCGCCGAGGATACCGCCATCGCGGATCGACAGCCCCGCCTGCGCCTCCATCAGCGGCAGCAGCGGCGTGAAGGCGAAGCGCGCCATGCCCAGGCAGAGCATCTGCGCGCAGATCCCCCCGGCCATGACCGCAATGACCGGCGGCAGTCCCGCCCGCGGTGTCGCGGTTTCGTGCATCACGCTCTCCGGTCGTGTCGCAGGGGCGCTGGCCGCACACCGGTCCCTCCGGTCCGGCGGCCGCCGCGCTCCCGCGCTCAGTCTGTGTTCCTGCCCGCTCCCGCGCGCGCGGCGCCGACCGGGCCCGGGAGCCACACCCCCAGCCCGGCCCCGGCCGCGCCGCCAACATGCGCCGTCGCGACGCGGCTTGGCAATGGCGGGCAGCAGCCGGGCCGGCGCGGCGGCACGAATGCTCCGGCCCGGCCTCCCGACGGGCTCCGTCCCTCCCCGCCCTGCGCCCCGTGACGGAACGTGGGCGTCACTGCTCCCCAGGGGTGCGGAGGCGCTGCGGCGGAAGGCGGGAGAATCCGGGGCGGGTCGCACAGATGCACGCCGGACCGGTCTCGCCAGTGCGGCAGCGCCCGCCATGCAGCCTTGCCCGCGGGCAAGGCCGGCCGGGCGGGCGGGCATGGCAGGCCCGGGAGGCAGGCGGCGGCCCGGGGAGGCCGCACGTTGCGGGCGGAGCGGGCGCAGGGCCCGCTCCCCACGGGTCAGGAGAAGTAGGGCGCGAGGTTCGCGCGGATGCGCGCCAGCACGGTCTCGCCGGTGAGGTCCGGCACGAAGGGCATGCCGGTGATGGCCTCGAACGCGTCGATATAGACCTTCGAGGTGTGCTCGATCACGTCCACGGGGATCTCGGGAACCGTGTCGCGATAGGGATCGCAGCGCGCCGTCACCCAGGCGCGGACCACGTCCTTGTCGAAGCTTTCCGGACGGTTGCCGCTCTCGAAGGCCGCCTCATAGCTCGCGGCGATCCAGTAGCGGCTGCTGTCGGGGGTGTGGATCTCGTCAGCCAGCACGATGCGGCCCTCCGCGTCGGTACCGAACTCGTACTTGGTGTCGGCCAGGATCAGCCCGCGCTCCGCGGCCCGGGCCTGCCCGCGCGCGAAGAGCGCCAGCGCGTAGGCCGAGACCCGCTCCCACTGGTCGGCGGTGAGCAGCTTCTGCTCCAGGATCTCGGCGGCGGAGAGCGGCGCGTCATGCCCCCCGTCGAAGGCCTTGGAGGTGGGCGTGATGATCGGCTGCGGCAGGCGCTCGTTGTCGCGCATGCCCTCGGGCAGGCGGATGCCGTACATGCTGCGCTCCCCGGCGCGGTACTTCGTGAGCACCGAGGTGGAGGTGGTGCCGGCGAGATAGCCGCGCACCACGATTTCCACCGGCAGGATGTCGAGCCGCGTGCCGACGACCACGTTCGGGTCCGGGTAGTCCAGCACGTGGTTGGGGCAGATGTCAGCGGTCTGCTCGAACCAGTGCCGCGCGGTCTGCGTCAGCACCTGGCCCTTGCAGGGAATGGCGGCGAGCACCCGGTCGAAGGCGGAGATCCGGTCGGTGGCGATGATGATGCGGCGGCCGTCCGGCAGGTCGTAATTCTCCCGCACCTTGCCGTTGTAGCGGCCCGGAAGCTCGGGAATGAAGGCATCGGGGAGAGTGCGCAGCATGCTCATCGGGCCGGGGGTCCTTTCGCCGTTCTCGAAGTGCTCCTGCGCCGCTTAAAGCCCCCGGGGGCAGCCGGATCAAGCAAAAACCGGGGCGCGCCCTGCCCCGCGGCCCGGCCCCTGCCCCGTGCCCGGCGCGGCGCGCGCGGCCACCTCCCGGCGCGGCGCAGGCATGATCTGGATCAAGGCACCGGCCGGTCCCCGGGCCTACCCCGGGCCCAGGTGCGCAGACCTGCGCATCCGGAAACAGCAGAATCTGGAGAAGACGGATGGTCCGGAGACCTTTCGAAGCCGCGGTTCGCGGCGCGCTGGCGCTTGGCCTGGCAGCAGTCCTCACGCCCGGAGCCGCGCGGGCCGCGGACGCCTGGTACAGCCCGAAATCCGACGGGAAATGGGAGGTGCGCCTGCGCGGCATCGCCGTGATCCCGGACGATTCGCTCAGCGTGAGCGGCGTGCCCGGCGGCGCGGCGTCGATCTCCTCGAGCTTCGTCCCGGAGGTCGACTTCACCTACTTCTTCACCCCGAATCTCGCCGCCGAGCTCATCCTCGGCACCACCCCGCATGACGTGACCGGGCGCGGGGCGATCGCGGGGGCGGACATCGGCTCGGTCTGGCTGCTGCCGCCGACGCTCACCGCGCAGTACCATTTCACCCGCCTGGGCGAGTGGACCGGCACCCCCGCGCTCTCGAAGGTGCGGCCCTACATCGGCGCCGGCGTGAACTACACGATGTTCTACAACGAGGACGCCGGGCAGTTCCGCGACATCGAATACGATGACGCCTTCGGCTGGGCCTTCCAGGCCGGCGTGGACGTGGAGATCGCGGAGGGGCTCTTCCTGAACGCGGACGTGAAGTACATCCTGCTGGACACCGACTGGTCGATCAACCACGGGGAGCTGCGTGGCAAGGTGGACATCAATCCGCTGATCGTGGGCGTCGGTCTCGGCTACCGGTTCTGACGGCGCGGCGCGCAGCAGGCGCCCGGAGGCACGCCGGGCGCTTCGTGCCCGCCAGGACGGGACGGGCCGCGAACCATCTGGCCGGACGCGAGGGGCCGCGGGCCGCCGCGCCCGCCCGCAGCCGCCGCGCAGGCGACAGGCTTCCCCCCGAAACGGCGGCCGGCGCCGGGGCGCGGCCCTCCTTCCCCCGGGGGTGCCATCCCCTCCCGGGCGAGTTTCCCCGCCCGAACTCGTCCCGGGTAACATCTTCGCAAGTTTCCCGCTCCTACACTGCGTCCCGACACGTCGGGGAAGAGAGCGGAGTTGCCGATGCCCGAACACAGGGTTCTCTACGTTGATGACGACGCCTTCGATGCGGAGATCCTCGCCCGCCACCTGCGCCGGGAGGGGGAGTGGATCGACACCGCCTGCGGGGGCGTGGAAGCCGTGACGCTGCTCGACACCAGCCGGCACCGGCTGGTGATCATTGACTGGCACCTGCCGGACATCGAGGCCAGGGACCTCGCCTGCGCCCTGCGCGCGGCCGATGCCAGCCTGGCCCTGATCTTCCTCAGCGGCGTGCACCTGCCCCAGCAGGAGGACGTGGCCGTGGAACTCGGCGCCTGCGCCGTGCTCTCCAAGGACAGGGACATGGCCTATCTCAACCAGATCAGCCGCATCCTCGCCGGACTGGCCCAGAACCACCCCCCGGGCCCCTCACGCACCCGGCACTGACACGGGGGCCGGCCTCGCCCCCGTCATCGCGAAATGAGCCCCCGGGGCGGCACCGTTCACCGCCGGAAGTTGGGTCGCGTGGGTGGGCGGGCTGCGTGAGCAGGCGGGTTGCATGAGCGGTCGCATGGCGCGCAGATGCGGCCACCTCAGGCGGGCCGGCAGCGCTGGCAGCGGGACAGCGCAGGCAGTGGCACGGTAGGCAGGCAGGCCGTGCGCCTGGGCGGTCCGACACCGCGCACACCGGCGCCCCTCTGCTGAGCCCGGGACCCGCCCGCCCCTGCCCCCGCGCGCCTCCGGGGCCCCTGCAACAGTCTGCCGCTCTGCCCTCACAGCGCCCCCCCTCATAGCGCACCGCTCCCCTGTTCACACCGAAACGGCGTCCCGGCGAAGCGGCCTCCCGGCGGAACGGCGTCACACCGAAACGGCCTCCCGGCGGAATGGCGCGCCCCTGCCGGATCCCCGATGCCCCGCAAGGCCCTCAGCGGGCACTCACCAGGCCAGCCGGATGCGCCGCGCCCGGAGGGCCGGGCCGGCCACGGACCGTGCGCTGCACTGCCGCATCGCCGCTTGTGGCGGACGCGGCGGCGTCTTACCCTCCAGGGGACGTCAGGGTCCGGGGGCGCCCGGCCGGCCGCCCGCCGGGAGAGCGGCCCGCAGCCCCATGCCGAGAAGGAGATGCCCGCCCGTGCCAAGCTATCGCCACACCGTTGCCGGACAGAGCCATGTCTTCGACGATCTCGCCATGCTGATGGCGCGGGCCACGCCGCTGCGCTCGGGCGATGTGCTGGCCGGGCTGGCCGCCGGCACGGACGAGGAGCGCGCGGCAGCCCAGCTTGCCCTCGCCGACCTGACGCTTGCCACCTTCCTGTCCGAGGCCGTGGTGCCCTACGAGGATGACGAAGTCACCCGGCTGATCATCGACGGCCATGACGCGGCCGCCTTCGCGCCCGTGGCCCATCTCACCGTGGGCGGTTTCCGCGACTGGTTGCTGGCGGACAGCACCGACACCGCCACCCTCACCGCCCTCGCCCCCGGGCTCACGCCGGAGATGGTCGCGGCGGTCTCCAAGATCTGCCGGGTGCAGGACCTCGTGCTCATCGCGCGCAAATGCGAGGTGGTCA of Paroceanicella profunda contains these proteins:
- a CDS encoding alpha/beta fold hydrolase; this encodes MRDYTIPDIHVREHEIAVPLDWSKPEGETITLFARECVDPARRHEELPLLAYLQGGPGGKAPRPEGGGPAWLGRALQSRRVVLIDQRGTGRSSPLEGRDMDRFADGRAAADHLALFRADSIVRDCEALRKGVYGGRRWETLGQSYGGFLTLTYLSTAPEGLAACYVTGGLSGLEATAEDVYRHTYPRVAARQAGFLARYPGDAARLDAIADMLEAEDQRLPDGDRLTVRRFQTLGMELGRQPGFEALHWLLDEAQGPHGLTPVFLAEVMQRTSYHANPLYAVLQECIYAQNGAVTGWAAERVRAELPAFAPGARPLMLTGEMMYPWMFEEIASLRPFRAAAEALHARPFEAPLYDPARLAANEVPVAAAVYFSDMYVDTRLSLDTAARVGNLRPWVTSAHEHDGLRRNPDVLSRLMDMVHRNAD
- a CDS encoding YbfB/YjiJ family MFS transporter gives rise to the protein MHETATPRAGLPPVIAVMAGGICAQMLCLGMARFAFTPLLPLMEAQAGLSIRDGGILGAMIYAGYMTGVLSLALLRGPRLRYAMYRAGLVIAVLSTAAMALTTDVLLWGVLRFLGGACGAAAMLLASEFLLGWLLRNGRRPDLGWHFAGLGLGVVLSGSAALAMAGRLDWDSQWLVLAGIGLLLLPPAWVLVPRPEGPARGGPAVARPSRGEEPPPPGRAWFVAFGLSYLAAAWGYAVCATFAVAIVAGSGGGLGQGATAWIMIGIAASAGAVLGSWVAQRVGAFATLAGAFVAQILAVGLLLLPAQSGASLPAAALFGATFIAIVSISLTLVGLRVPDNAGRVMARLTLCYGVGQVLGPAVTGVLTEAAGSYAPALIVSMLVLLAGLGCLVATRRF
- a CDS encoding phosphoribosylaminoimidazolesuccinocarboxamide synthase is translated as MSMLRTLPDAFIPELPGRYNGKVRENYDLPDGRRIIIATDRISAFDRVLAAIPCKGQVLTQTARHWFEQTADICPNHVLDYPDPNVVVGTRLDILPVEIVVRGYLAGTTSTSVLTKYRAGERSMYGIRLPEGMRDNERLPQPIITPTSKAFDGGHDAPLSAAEILEQKLLTADQWERVSAYALALFARGQARAAERGLILADTKYEFGTDAEGRIVLADEIHTPDSSRYWIAASYEAAFESGNRPESFDKDVVRAWVTARCDPYRDTVPEIPVDVIEHTSKVYIDAFEAITGMPFVPDLTGETVLARIRANLAPYFS
- a CDS encoding OmpW/AlkL family protein produces the protein MVRRPFEAAVRGALALGLAAVLTPGAARAADAWYSPKSDGKWEVRLRGIAVIPDDSLSVSGVPGGAASISSSFVPEVDFTYFFTPNLAAELILGTTPHDVTGRGAIAGADIGSVWLLPPTLTAQYHFTRLGEWTGTPALSKVRPYIGAGVNYTMFYNEDAGQFRDIEYDDAFGWAFQAGVDVEIAEGLFLNADVKYILLDTDWSINHGELRGKVDINPLIVGVGLGYRF
- a CDS encoding response regulator gives rise to the protein MPEHRVLYVDDDAFDAEILARHLRREGEWIDTACGGVEAVTLLDTSRHRLVIIDWHLPDIEARDLACALRAADASLALIFLSGVHLPQQEDVAVELGACAVLSKDRDMAYLNQISRILAGLAQNHPPGPSRTRH